In one window of Demequina sp. NBRC 110054 DNA:
- the menC gene encoding o-succinylbenzoate synthase: MRITHVALRTLDLPLVAPFTTSFSTQTHRRVLVLELHADVDGVEVVGWGECGALSEPVYSEEYTAGVIDVMTTYLFPMLFEAQRKAPLTAETVAHHLERIVGHRMAKAAVEMAVLDAQLRAAGTSFADYLGVTRTSVPSGVSIGIQDSVPQLLDVVQGYLDEGYVRIKLKIKPGWDLDPVRAVREAHPDVPLQVDANAAYTLVDANHLAKLDEFDLLLIEQPLAEDDMRQHAELATRMRTPMCLDESVVSVTKAADAIAMGAAQIINIKPSRVGGYLEARRIHDLASAHGIAVWCGGMLETGIGRAANAALAGMPGFTLPGDISASDRFYAEDITDPFVIEDGQLAIPREPGLARVPDAGRLEAATVDQLHVES, from the coding sequence ATGAGGATCACCCACGTCGCCCTGCGCACGCTCGACCTGCCGCTGGTCGCTCCGTTCACCACCTCGTTCTCAACCCAGACCCATCGCCGGGTGCTCGTGCTCGAGCTCCATGCGGACGTCGACGGCGTCGAGGTGGTCGGGTGGGGCGAGTGCGGCGCGCTCAGCGAGCCCGTCTACTCCGAGGAGTACACGGCGGGTGTCATCGACGTGATGACGACCTACCTTTTCCCGATGCTGTTCGAGGCGCAGCGCAAGGCGCCGCTCACCGCGGAGACGGTCGCGCACCACCTCGAGCGCATCGTGGGCCACCGGATGGCGAAGGCCGCCGTCGAGATGGCGGTCCTCGACGCCCAGCTGCGCGCCGCGGGCACCTCGTTCGCCGACTACCTGGGGGTCACGCGCACGTCCGTTCCCTCCGGCGTCTCGATCGGCATCCAGGACTCGGTCCCGCAGCTGCTCGACGTCGTGCAGGGTTACCTGGACGAGGGCTACGTGCGCATCAAGCTGAAGATCAAGCCCGGCTGGGATCTCGACCCGGTGCGTGCGGTGCGCGAGGCGCATCCCGACGTCCCCCTCCAGGTCGACGCGAACGCCGCTTACACGCTCGTCGACGCGAACCACCTCGCGAAGCTCGACGAGTTCGACCTGCTGCTCATCGAGCAGCCGCTCGCCGAGGACGACATGCGTCAGCATGCCGAGCTCGCCACGCGCATGCGCACGCCGATGTGCCTCGACGAGTCCGTCGTGTCGGTCACCAAGGCCGCCGACGCGATCGCGATGGGCGCGGCGCAGATCATCAACATCAAGCCCTCGCGCGTCGGCGGCTACCTCGAGGCGCGGAGGATCCACGACCTCGCGAGCGCGCACGGCATCGCGGTGTGGTGCGGCGGGATGCTCGAGACCGGCATCGGTCGCGCCGCCAACGCGGCGCTCGCCGGCATGCCGGGCTTCACCCTGCCGGGTGACATCTCGGCCTCCGACCGCTTCTACGCCGAGGACATCACCGACCCGTTCGTCATCGAGGACGGTCAGCTCGCGATCCCACGCGAGCCCGGCCTGGCCCGCGTCCCCGATGCGGGCCGGCTCGAGGCGGCGACCGTGGACCAGCTGCACGTGGAGTCGTAG
- the argF gene encoding ornithine carbamoyltransferase, translating into MTRHLLRDDDLTAAEQREVLELALAFRADRHLLQPFAGPRAVAVLFDKPSTRTRVSFSAGVAELGGYPLVLDSNTSQMGRGESVSDTAKVLGRQVSAIVWRTFGQELIEEMAEHAGVPVVNALTDSFHPCQILADLAAIADARGGVDSLKGLTLTYVGDGANNMAHSYLLGCALAGMHVRVGAPSDYMPDERIVLDAKKIAAEQGGSITVTTDHDDAVRGADIIATDTWISMGDEEESSARHGQFDQYQVNARTLELAADGAQVLHCLPAYRGKEITAEVIDGPQSIVWLEAEYRLHAQKALLTWLVSQ; encoded by the coding sequence GTGACCCGCCACCTCCTGAGGGACGACGACCTCACCGCGGCCGAGCAGCGCGAGGTCCTCGAGCTCGCGCTCGCCTTCCGGGCAGATCGTCACCTCCTCCAGCCGTTCGCCGGGCCGCGCGCGGTCGCGGTGCTGTTCGACAAGCCGTCCACCCGCACCCGCGTGTCGTTCTCGGCCGGCGTCGCGGAGCTCGGCGGCTACCCGCTCGTGCTCGACTCCAACACCTCGCAGATGGGCCGCGGCGAGTCCGTGTCCGACACCGCCAAGGTGCTCGGGCGGCAGGTCAGCGCGATCGTGTGGCGCACGTTCGGGCAGGAGCTCATCGAGGAGATGGCGGAGCACGCCGGCGTGCCGGTCGTCAACGCGCTGACCGACTCGTTCCACCCGTGCCAGATCCTCGCCGACCTGGCCGCGATCGCGGATGCGCGCGGGGGAGTGGACTCCCTCAAGGGGCTCACGCTCACCTACGTGGGCGACGGCGCGAACAACATGGCGCACTCGTACCTGCTGGGCTGCGCGCTCGCCGGGATGCACGTGCGCGTGGGCGCCCCGTCCGACTACATGCCCGACGAGCGCATCGTCCTGGACGCGAAGAAGATCGCGGCCGAGCAGGGCGGGTCCATCACCGTGACGACGGATCACGACGACGCGGTGCGCGGCGCCGACATCATCGCGACCGACACGTGGATCTCGATGGGCGACGAGGAGGAGTCGTCCGCGAGGCACGGCCAGTTCGACCAGTACCAGGTGAACGCGCGCACGCTCGAGCTCGCGGCCGACGGCGCGCAGGTGCTCCACTGCCTGCCCGCCTACCGCGGCAAGGAGATCACCGCCGAGGTCATCGACGGCCCGCAGTCGATCGTGTGGCTCGAGGCCGAGTACCGGCTCCACGCGCAGAAGGCGCTGCTCACGTGGCTGGTGTCGCAGTGA
- the tyrS gene encoding tyrosine--tRNA ligase, producing MTEHILDELTWRGLIALTTGEDELRAHLDEGPVTLYCGFDPTAPSLHIGNLVQILTVRRFQMAGHKPLALVGGATGLIGDPKMAGERTLNPVDVVHQWVERIRGQIEPFLSFEGDNAARMVNNYDWTKDMSAIELLRDVGKYFRLGTMISKDTVARRLNSDEGISYTEFSYQLLQGMDFLEQYRRYDCTLQTGGSDQWGNLTSGTELIRKAEGRSAHALATPLITKADGTKFGKTESGTVWLDPEMTSPYAFYQFWLNQADADVIGYLKVFTFLTREQIDALETKVAEEPFKREAQRTLAWEVTTLVHGEKAAQGAVDASQALFGRGDLVSLDEQTLSGCAKELGGVEAVAGISVADALVATGIVPSKSAARRAIQEGGAYVNNVKVEDVDAVLGTEDVVAGGWSVLRRGKKTVGLLRQV from the coding sequence ATGACTGAGCACATCCTTGACGAGCTGACCTGGCGCGGGCTTATCGCGCTCACCACCGGAGAGGATGAGCTGCGGGCTCACCTCGATGAGGGGCCTGTCACGCTCTACTGCGGATTCGACCCGACGGCGCCGAGCCTGCACATCGGCAACCTCGTGCAGATCCTCACGGTGCGTCGCTTCCAGATGGCGGGGCACAAGCCCCTCGCACTCGTCGGCGGTGCGACCGGCCTGATCGGCGACCCCAAGATGGCGGGGGAGCGCACGCTGAACCCGGTCGACGTCGTCCACCAGTGGGTCGAGCGCATCCGCGGTCAGATCGAGCCGTTCCTGAGCTTCGAGGGCGACAACGCCGCTCGGATGGTCAACAACTACGACTGGACCAAGGACATGTCGGCGATCGAGCTGCTGCGCGACGTCGGCAAGTACTTCCGACTCGGGACGATGATCTCGAAGGACACGGTTGCGCGCCGCCTCAACTCGGACGAGGGCATCTCGTACACCGAGTTCAGCTACCAGCTGCTGCAGGGCATGGACTTCCTCGAGCAGTACCGCCGCTACGACTGCACGCTTCAGACCGGTGGCTCCGACCAGTGGGGCAACCTCACGTCAGGCACCGAGCTGATCCGCAAGGCGGAGGGTAGGAGCGCGCACGCGCTGGCCACCCCGCTCATCACGAAGGCGGACGGCACGAAGTTCGGGAAGACCGAGTCGGGCACCGTCTGGCTCGACCCGGAGATGACGAGCCCGTACGCCTTCTACCAGTTCTGGCTGAACCAGGCCGACGCGGACGTCATCGGCTACCTCAAGGTGTTCACCTTCCTCACGCGCGAGCAGATCGATGCGCTGGAGACCAAGGTGGCCGAGGAACCGTTCAAGCGCGAGGCGCAGCGGACGCTTGCGTGGGAGGTCACCACGCTCGTGCACGGCGAGAAGGCCGCGCAGGGCGCGGTCGATGCCTCGCAGGCGCTGTTCGGTCGCGGCGATCTGGTGTCCCTCGATGAGCAGACGCTTTCGGGCTGCGCCAAGGAGCTCGGCGGCGTCGAGGCCGTAGCCGGGATCTCCGTGGCCGATGCGCTCGTCGCGACGGGCATCGTGCCGTCGAAGTCGGCCGCCCGTCGCGCCATCCAGGAGGGCGGCGCGTACGTCAACAACGTGAAGGTCGAGGACGTCGACGCGGTGCTGGGAACCGAGGACGTCGTCGCAGGTGGGTGGTCCGTGCTGCGGCGAGGAAAGAAGACCGTGGGACTTCTGCGGCAGGTGTGA
- a CDS encoding M20/M25/M40 family metallo-hydrolase, whose translation MTLLDSAGARLDSMIADAKELIECESPSEDPRAIALSADLTDAVIGARLAEAGLAAASERLVIDGVPHLRWSLGTGPRRVLLICHHDTVWPLGTLARIPFSVRDGVLRGPGCFDMIVGTVQAVHAVAMLAQAGGPEAVDGVTLLVTGDEEIGSLTSRTLIEEEAARHEAALVFEASAGAQGALKTARKGVSWYEVEAVGRASHSGLDPEKGVNAGIELSHQILALESIADAAAGTTVTPTRATIGTTGNTVPANARVNVDVRCRTVAEQDRVDAALRRLEPVLDGARIVLHGEVNRRPLERESALPLYERAARLAPEAGIDALEEIAVGGASDGNFAAGVGCPTLDGLGAVGGGAHAEDEHVVLAHVPHRTALASLLIRDLLAEGGRR comes from the coding sequence GTGACTCTTCTCGACTCCGCCGGCGCCCGGCTCGACAGCATGATCGCCGATGCGAAAGAGCTGATCGAGTGCGAGTCGCCGTCGGAGGATCCGCGCGCGATCGCCCTCAGCGCCGACCTCACGGACGCGGTCATCGGCGCGAGGCTCGCCGAGGCGGGGCTGGCCGCCGCATCGGAGCGACTCGTCATCGACGGAGTCCCGCACCTGCGCTGGTCCCTGGGCACCGGCCCGCGCCGGGTGCTCCTCATCTGTCACCACGACACCGTGTGGCCGCTCGGCACGCTTGCGCGCATCCCGTTCTCGGTGCGGGACGGAGTGCTGCGAGGGCCGGGGTGCTTCGACATGATCGTGGGCACCGTGCAGGCCGTGCATGCGGTCGCGATGCTCGCACAGGCCGGGGGTCCGGAGGCAGTCGACGGCGTGACCCTGCTGGTCACGGGTGACGAGGAGATCGGCTCGCTGACCTCGCGCACGCTGATCGAGGAGGAGGCCGCACGACACGAGGCGGCCCTCGTGTTCGAGGCCTCCGCGGGTGCGCAAGGCGCGCTCAAGACTGCGCGCAAGGGCGTCTCCTGGTACGAGGTCGAGGCGGTCGGCCGCGCCTCCCACTCCGGGCTCGACCCCGAGAAGGGCGTCAACGCGGGGATCGAGCTGTCCCACCAGATCCTCGCGCTCGAGTCGATCGCGGACGCCGCGGCAGGGACGACCGTGACGCCTACCCGAGCGACGATCGGCACGACGGGCAACACCGTGCCCGCGAACGCGCGGGTCAACGTGGATGTGCGGTGTCGGACCGTCGCCGAGCAGGACCGCGTCGATGCCGCTCTCCGCCGCCTCGAGCCCGTGCTCGACGGCGCGCGGATCGTGCTGCACGGAGAGGTCAACCGCCGTCCGCTCGAGCGCGAATCCGCCCTGCCGCTGTACGAGAGGGCGGCACGACTGGCGCCGGAGGCGGGGATCGACGCGCTTGAGGAGATCGCCGTCGGCGGCGCTTCCGACGGCAACTTCGCCGCCGGGGTCGGCTGCCCGACGCTCGACGGGCTCGGGGCCGTCGGCGGCGGCGCGCATGCCGAGGACGAGCACGTGGTGCTCGCGCACGTCCCGCATCGGACGGCGCTCGCCTCGCTGCTGATCAGGGACCTGCTCGCCGAGGGAGGCCGCCGATGA
- a CDS encoding FG-GAP-like repeat-containing protein, with the protein MTHARVRSAQGGDAERSWMARLGFALILALAWGLVTAVVSPPAQAATVTAGQAAAYYARTSLVGVDYALGAREQGRFDCSGSVYLAWRHVSPGVVDPASSRGQYWGDGKQIKVGRGTTLASDSLEPGDLMFWSDTGDPDDIRHVAIYLGHGRILQTAQGRTSWIGSINDDKDARMAYALRPKGAGKEVDSIDFDVFDAGFTDEFRYGDFNGDNYEDVLWLTGTTRADVKKNGWQVSYGGASGMASFTKVRHSAVSPLNHEVAIGDFNGDGYDDVLWFTGKGSKSNAKFWGWQIAYGKANGISGFVRVSGSSSTPADRTLAYGDFNGDGRDDVLWFTGTASATAQKSGWQLARGKKTTGFRSFVQVKASSVTPAKQEFGYGDFNGDGADDVVWFTGTRSSSSKKSGWQMSYGSTEKFSRYLKVKNSVLVPSKKRFTYGDYDGDGADDIIWMTGTSSSDTAYNGWQLASGTVEGFDDWERAKWSTVSPALHDVASGDFDGDGVDDVIWFTGTRDSSDSYYGWQLASGGGWGFGYFARVSGSGFTSYEQ; encoded by the coding sequence ATGACGCACGCACGCGTACGGTCCGCCCAGGGCGGCGACGCGGAACGGTCATGGATGGCCAGGCTCGGCTTCGCGCTCATCCTCGCCCTCGCATGGGGCCTCGTCACCGCAGTCGTGTCGCCGCCCGCGCAGGCCGCGACGGTCACCGCCGGGCAGGCCGCGGCCTACTACGCCCGCACCTCGCTCGTGGGGGTCGACTACGCGCTCGGCGCGCGTGAGCAGGGCCGCTTCGACTGTTCGGGATCGGTGTACCTGGCGTGGAGGCACGTCAGCCCCGGCGTCGTCGACCCAGCCTCGTCGAGGGGTCAGTACTGGGGCGACGGAAAGCAGATCAAGGTCGGCCGCGGGACGACGCTCGCGAGCGACTCCCTGGAACCGGGCGACCTCATGTTCTGGTCCGACACCGGCGATCCCGACGACATCCGTCACGTCGCCATCTACCTCGGCCACGGGCGCATCCTGCAGACCGCGCAGGGACGGACGTCGTGGATCGGATCGATCAACGACGACAAGGACGCCCGCATGGCGTACGCGCTGCGCCCCAAGGGTGCAGGCAAGGAGGTCGACTCGATCGACTTCGACGTGTTCGACGCGGGATTCACGGACGAGTTCCGGTACGGCGACTTCAACGGCGACAACTACGAGGACGTGCTGTGGCTCACCGGCACGACGCGTGCTGACGTCAAGAAGAACGGATGGCAGGTCTCGTATGGCGGCGCGAGCGGGATGGCGTCGTTCACGAAGGTCCGCCACAGCGCGGTCTCTCCTCTGAACCATGAGGTCGCGATCGGTGACTTCAACGGCGACGGATATGACGACGTCCTCTGGTTCACCGGCAAGGGCAGCAAATCGAACGCCAAGTTCTGGGGCTGGCAGATCGCCTACGGCAAGGCCAACGGGATCTCTGGGTTCGTCCGCGTGAGCGGAAGCTCCTCGACCCCTGCCGACCGCACCCTCGCGTACGGAGACTTCAACGGGGACGGGCGGGACGATGTCCTGTGGTTCACGGGGACAGCGAGTGCGACCGCGCAGAAGTCGGGGTGGCAGCTCGCCCGCGGCAAGAAGACCACGGGTTTCCGGAGCTTCGTGCAGGTGAAGGCCAGCAGCGTGACCCCGGCGAAGCAGGAGTTCGGCTACGGCGACTTCAACGGCGACGGGGCGGACGACGTCGTGTGGTTCACAGGCACGCGGAGCTCGTCGTCCAAGAAGTCCGGCTGGCAGATGAGCTACGGCTCGACAGAGAAGTTCAGCCGCTACCTCAAGGTGAAGAACAGCGTCCTCGTGCCGAGCAAGAAGCGCTTCACGTACGGCGACTACGACGGCGACGGTGCGGACGACATCATCTGGATGACGGGGACGTCGAGCAGCGACACGGCGTACAACGGCTGGCAGCTCGCCTCGGGCACGGTCGAGGGCTTCGACGACTGGGAGCGGGCCAAGTGGAGCACGGTGTCACCCGCGCTGCACGATGTCGCCTCCGGCGACTTCGACGGCGACGGCGTGGACGACGTCATCTGGTTCACCGGAACGCGTGACTCCTCGGACTCCTACTACGGGTGGCAGCTTGCCTCGGGCGGCGGCTGGGGCTTCGGCTACTTCGCTCGCGTGAGCGGCAGCGGCTTCACGTCCTACGAGCAGTAG
- the argH gene encoding argininosuccinate lyase, translating into MGKAEGTNEGALWGGRFEGGPDAALAALSKSTHFDWRYADDDLRGSIAHAHALHKAGLLDDDEVAAMVDGLQRLRGDVASGKAVAADSDEDVHGALERLLIERVGPELGGKIRAGRSRNDQIATLPRVYLRRHARLIASMLLDTVDALLEQADRHLSDPMPGRTHFQHAQPVTLGHSLMAHAWPLLRDVERLTDWDARAAWSPYGAGALAGSTLGLDPAAVAEELGFLGPCENSIDATASRDVVAEFAWVTAMIGTDLSRISEEIIAWATVEFGFVRLDDSYSTGSSIMPQKKNPDIAELARGKAGRLIGHLTGLLATLKGLPLAYNRDIQEVHEPVFDSVDTLEVVLPAFAGMVRTLRFQTERLAELAPAGFSLATDIAEWMVKQGVPFREAHEVAGACVRLCEKRGKELHEMTPEEMQAIHEGLTPEVLEVLTVEGSLAARDNVGGTAPEQVVEQGKAARARVKHFRPWASSAS; encoded by the coding sequence ATGGGCAAGGCAGAGGGCACCAACGAGGGCGCGCTGTGGGGCGGACGCTTCGAGGGCGGACCCGACGCGGCGCTCGCCGCGCTGAGCAAGTCGACGCACTTCGACTGGCGCTACGCGGACGATGACCTGCGCGGCTCGATCGCCCACGCGCACGCCTTGCACAAGGCGGGACTCCTTGACGACGATGAGGTGGCCGCCATGGTCGACGGCCTGCAGCGGCTGCGTGGCGACGTCGCCTCCGGAAAGGCCGTCGCGGCCGACTCTGACGAGGATGTGCACGGCGCCCTCGAGCGCCTGCTGATCGAGCGCGTCGGCCCCGAGCTCGGCGGCAAGATCCGCGCCGGACGGTCGCGCAACGACCAGATCGCGACCCTTCCCCGCGTGTACCTGCGCCGTCACGCGCGCCTCATCGCCTCGATGCTGCTCGACACCGTCGACGCGCTGCTCGAGCAGGCCGACCGCCACCTCTCCGACCCGATGCCCGGCCGCACCCACTTCCAGCACGCCCAGCCCGTGACCCTCGGACACTCGCTCATGGCGCACGCGTGGCCGCTGCTGCGCGACGTCGAGCGGCTCACGGACTGGGACGCGCGCGCCGCGTGGTCGCCCTACGGCGCAGGCGCCCTCGCGGGCTCGACGCTCGGGCTCGACCCCGCCGCGGTCGCCGAGGAGCTCGGCTTCCTGGGTCCGTGCGAGAACTCGATCGACGCGACCGCCTCGCGCGACGTTGTGGCCGAGTTCGCGTGGGTCACCGCGATGATCGGCACCGACCTTTCGCGCATCTCGGAGGAGATCATCGCGTGGGCGACCGTGGAGTTCGGCTTCGTCCGCCTCGACGACTCGTATTCGACCGGGTCGAGCATCATGCCGCAGAAGAAGAACCCCGACATCGCCGAGCTCGCGCGCGGCAAGGCGGGTCGCCTCATCGGCCACCTGACAGGACTCCTTGCGACCCTCAAGGGTCTGCCGCTCGCGTACAACCGCGACATCCAGGAGGTCCACGAGCCCGTCTTCGACTCGGTCGACACCCTCGAGGTCGTCCTGCCCGCGTTCGCTGGCATGGTCCGCACGCTGCGGTTCCAGACCGAGCGTCTCGCCGAGCTCGCGCCCGCGGGCTTCTCGCTCGCGACCGACATCGCCGAGTGGATGGTCAAGCAGGGCGTGCCGTTCCGCGAGGCCCACGAGGTCGCCGGAGCGTGCGTGCGGCTGTGCGAGAAGCGCGGCAAGGAGCTTCACGAGATGACGCCGGAGGAGATGCAGGCGATCCACGAGGGCCTCACGCCCGAGGTGCTCGAGGTACTGACCGTGGAGGGCTCGCTCGCTGCCCGCGACAACGTCGGCGGCACCGCGCCCGAGCAGGTCGTCGAGCAGGGCAAGGCCGCGCGTGCGCGCGTGAAGCACTTCCGGCCCTGGGCCTCGTCCGCGTCGTGA
- a CDS encoding argininosuccinate synthase — MTDRIVLAYSGGLDTSVAIGWIADATGAEVIAVAVDVGQGGEDLEVIRQRALDCGAVEAYVADARDEFANEYCMPALKANALYHDKYPLVSALSRPVIVKHIAAAAKQFGADTMAHGCTGKGNDQVRFEVGITSIAPELKCIAPVRDLALTRDKAIDYAEKHNLPIATTKKNPFSIDQNVWGRAVETGFLEDIWNAPTKDVYDYTDDPAFPPVPDEVLITFEKGIPVAIDGEKVTPLQAIEIMNQRAGAHGIGRIDIVEDRLVGIKSREIYEAPGAIALIEAHKELENVTLEREQARFKRRMSDEWTELVYDGMWSSPLKQSLDAFIEDTQKYVSGEIRMQLHGGKAIVDGRKSDTGLYDFNLATYDEGDTFDQSAARGYIEIYGLAAKQAAARQARLGY; from the coding sequence ATGACGGATCGGATCGTGCTGGCCTACTCAGGAGGCCTGGACACCTCGGTGGCCATCGGCTGGATCGCCGACGCCACCGGCGCCGAGGTCATCGCCGTGGCCGTGGACGTCGGCCAGGGTGGTGAAGACCTGGAGGTCATCCGCCAGCGAGCCCTGGACTGCGGCGCCGTCGAGGCGTACGTCGCCGACGCGCGCGACGAGTTCGCGAACGAGTACTGCATGCCCGCGCTCAAGGCGAACGCGCTCTACCACGACAAGTACCCGCTGGTCTCGGCGCTGTCGCGGCCCGTGATCGTCAAGCACATCGCGGCCGCGGCGAAGCAGTTCGGCGCCGACACGATGGCGCACGGCTGCACCGGCAAGGGCAACGACCAGGTCCGCTTCGAGGTCGGCATCACCTCGATCGCACCCGAGCTCAAGTGCATCGCGCCGGTGCGCGACCTCGCGCTGACCCGCGACAAGGCGATCGACTACGCGGAGAAGCACAACCTGCCGATCGCGACCACCAAGAAGAACCCCTTCTCGATCGACCAGAACGTGTGGGGCCGCGCCGTCGAGACCGGCTTCCTCGAGGACATCTGGAACGCCCCGACGAAGGACGTGTACGACTACACCGACGACCCGGCCTTCCCGCCGGTGCCCGACGAGGTGCTCATCACGTTCGAGAAGGGCATCCCCGTCGCGATCGACGGCGAGAAGGTCACCCCGCTCCAGGCGATCGAGATCATGAACCAGCGCGCCGGCGCCCACGGCATCGGCCGCATCGACATCGTCGAGGACCGCCTGGTCGGCATCAAGTCGCGCGAGATCTACGAGGCTCCCGGCGCGATCGCCCTGATCGAGGCCCACAAGGAGCTCGAGAACGTCACGCTCGAGCGCGAGCAGGCCCGCTTCAAGCGCCGCATGTCCGACGAGTGGACCGAGCTGGTCTACGACGGCATGTGGTCCTCGCCCCTCAAGCAGTCGCTCGACGCGTTCATCGAGGACACCCAGAAGTACGTGTCGGGCGAGATCCGCATGCAGCTGCACGGCGGCAAGGCGATCGTCGACGGCCGCAAGTCGGATACCGGCCTGTACGACTTCAACCTGGCCACCTACGACGAGGGCGACACGTTCGACCAGTCGGCCGCCCGCGGCTACATCGAGATCTACGGTCTCGCGGCGAAGCAGGCGGCGGCGCGTCAGGCGCGCCTCGGCTACTAG
- a CDS encoding uridine kinase has translation MGQLSVRDLAARVRRSPVRCGTTRVVLIDGPAGSGKTTLGGRLGEEMCAQVIHGDDIYEGWDGLPTMWPILGHGILEPLSRHEHGAFGRWDWYEGRRAETIPVPVADTLVIEGVGVGQRAARDFASLVVFVEAPWDVRVARGVERDGEAMRNEWERWQASEQVFLADEGVRGAADVIVDGTQPYLD, from the coding sequence ATGGGACAGCTCTCGGTGCGGGACCTCGCGGCCCGGGTGCGGAGATCCCCGGTGCGCTGCGGGACGACCCGCGTGGTGCTGATCGACGGCCCCGCCGGCTCGGGGAAGACCACGCTGGGCGGAAGGCTCGGCGAGGAGATGTGCGCGCAGGTGATCCACGGCGACGACATCTACGAGGGCTGGGACGGACTGCCGACCATGTGGCCGATCCTGGGTCACGGCATCCTTGAGCCGCTGTCGCGGCACGAGCACGGCGCCTTCGGCCGCTGGGATTGGTACGAGGGACGACGCGCGGAGACGATCCCGGTGCCCGTGGCGGACACGCTCGTGATCGAGGGTGTGGGGGTCGGGCAGCGAGCCGCCCGCGATTTCGCGTCGCTCGTGGTCTTCGTCGAGGCGCCGTGGGACGTGCGGGTCGCGAGGGGCGTTGAGCGCGACGGCGAGGCGATGCGCAACGAATGGGAGCGGTGGCAGGCGAGCGAGCAGGTGTTCCTGGCCGACGAGGGCGTGCGAGGCGCGGCCGACGTGATCGTGGACGGCACGCAGCCCTACCTCGACTGA
- the argR gene encoding arginine repressor, with product MAGVAVKAAVPATKAARQALIRRLIETEKIGSQGEIALRLEAEGISVTQATLSRDLGDIGAVKVRASSGGHVYAVGNEGDPEETTGERLTRLCGELLFSADGSANITVLRTPSGGAQYFASAIDSHDDPDIVGTVAGDDTVLVISRDADGGLRLAQKFLDRASGVAPHDH from the coding sequence GTGGCTGGTGTCGCAGTGAAGGCCGCCGTCCCCGCCACCAAGGCCGCGCGTCAGGCGCTGATCCGTCGCCTCATCGAGACCGAGAAGATCGGCTCTCAGGGCGAGATCGCGCTGCGGCTCGAGGCGGAGGGGATCTCCGTGACCCAGGCGACGCTGTCGCGCGACCTGGGCGACATCGGCGCCGTGAAGGTGCGGGCCTCCTCCGGTGGCCACGTGTACGCCGTGGGCAACGAGGGCGACCCCGAGGAGACCACCGGCGAGCGGCTCACGCGCCTGTGCGGCGAGCTGCTGTTCAGCGCGGACGGCTCGGCCAACATCACCGTCCTGCGCACGCCCTCGGGCGGCGCGCAGTACTTCGCGTCGGCGATCGACAGCCACGACGACCCCGACATCGTCGGCACCGTCGCGGGAGACGACACCGTGCTCGTGATCTCGCGCGACGCGGACGGCGGGCTGCGGCTCGCCCAGAAGTTCCTGGACCGCGCCTCGGGCGTGGCCCCGCATGACCACTGA
- a CDS encoding YbaK/EbsC family protein has product MANEALHPRVQQVQAALHAGGVDVTVRQIDESTPTAAAAAEYLGCDVGAIANSLVFMADDEPILVLTSGAHRVDTAHLAERIGAAKVRRASAAQVTSATGQVIGGVAPVGHPAPVRTYLDVALLEYDELWAAAGIPASLFPISYADLLRVTGAIEVEVD; this is encoded by the coding sequence ATGGCGAACGAGGCGCTTCACCCCAGGGTCCAGCAGGTGCAGGCGGCGCTCCACGCGGGCGGCGTCGACGTGACGGTGAGGCAGATCGACGAGTCCACGCCGACCGCCGCAGCCGCCGCCGAGTACCTGGGATGCGACGTCGGCGCCATCGCGAACTCGCTCGTGTTCATGGCGGATGACGAGCCGATCCTCGTGCTCACCTCGGGGGCGCATCGCGTGGACACCGCGCACCTCGCCGAGCGCATCGGCGCCGCCAAGGTGCGCCGCGCCTCGGCCGCTCAGGTCACGTCCGCCACGGGGCAGGTGATCGGCGGGGTCGCCCCGGTCGGTCATCCCGCTCCCGTGCGCACCTACCTCGACGTGGCGCTGCTCGAGTACGACGAACTGTGGGCGGCGGCGGGCATCCCCGCGTCACTGTTCCCGATCAGCTACGCCGACCTGCTCCGCGTCACGGGCGCGATCGAGGTCGAGGTCGACTGA